In Acidobacteriota bacterium, a genomic segment contains:
- the sigZ gene encoding RNA polymerase sigma factor SigZ, whose translation MTSSRPVTTEEVYGLLSSKLRSFLLSRTHDRQVADDLLQETFLRVHRKLDSVRDEQRLNSWVFQIARNLVIDHYRARGRTVAGDLGESPADAVPGPSSSTPNLNREVASWLPAALDSLPPEYSRAVRLYEVEGLSQQEIAERLGLSLSGAKSRIQRGRRKLKGLLEDCCRFQFDRRGNVLSYHPRNCSCEDCGS comes from the coding sequence ATGACGAGTTCCCGGCCAGTAACGACCGAGGAGGTTTACGGGCTCCTGAGTTCCAAGCTCAGGAGCTTTCTCCTCTCCCGCACCCACGACCGCCAGGTCGCCGACGACCTCTTGCAGGAGACTTTTCTGCGCGTCCACCGCAAGCTGGACTCGGTGCGGGACGAGCAGCGGCTCAATAGCTGGGTCTTTCAGATCGCCCGCAACCTGGTCATCGATCACTACCGCGCCCGCGGGCGCACCGTTGCCGGCGACCTTGGCGAATCCCCGGCGGACGCTGTGCCCGGCCCATCCTCCTCGACGCCGAACTTGAATCGGGAAGTCGCCTCCTGGCTTCCGGCCGCCTTGGATTCCCTGCCCCCCGAATATTCCCGTGCGGTACGCCTCTACGAAGTAGAAGGGCTCTCCCAGCAGGAGATCGCTGAGCGCCTGGGACTCAGCCTTTCGGGCGCCAAGTCGCGCATCCAGCGGGGACGCCGCAAGCTCAAAGGGCTGCTCGAGGACTGCTGCCGCTTTCAATTCGACCGCCGCGGCAACGTCCTCTCCTACCATCCGCGAAACTGCTCCTGCGAGGACTGCGGCTCCTGA
- a CDS encoding DUF72 domain-containing protein: protein MDGQLSLFEEQMPTGRKVLPAPVDESLRHTAEKLPAGIRLGTSTWSFPGWKGILYDRGATSQLLARHGLWAYARHPLLRAAGVDRTFYAPITAEDFAAYAQDVPEGFRFLVKAHEYCTVAHFPLHNRYGEKAGQDNAYFLDSDYAEEFVVRPYREGLGDKAGVLLFQFSPMDVGRLGGRRVFCRRLLRFLTSLPPGLHYAVELRNSELFQDDYLKVLEESGVVHCLNIHPTMPPINRQAERIRHLPGPTVIRWMLHTGLTYESAGQRYHPYDRQVDPDRPTRQAAATICRSAAASGRDVYVIANNKAEGCAPLTLFSLAEAIVASHED from the coding sequence ATGGACGGGCAGCTATCGTTGTTTGAAGAGCAGATGCCTACGGGACGCAAAGTCCTTCCCGCGCCGGTCGACGAGTCTTTGCGCCACACGGCCGAGAAGTTGCCGGCGGGCATCCGCCTGGGAACCTCAACCTGGTCTTTTCCGGGCTGGAAGGGCATCCTCTACGACCGGGGCGCAACCTCGCAACTGCTGGCACGGCATGGGCTGTGGGCTTATGCCCGCCATCCTTTGCTGCGAGCCGCTGGAGTCGACCGCACCTTCTACGCTCCCATCACCGCCGAGGACTTCGCGGCTTACGCCCAGGACGTCCCTGAAGGCTTCCGCTTCCTGGTCAAGGCCCACGAATACTGCACGGTCGCCCATTTTCCCCTCCACAACCGCTACGGCGAGAAGGCGGGGCAAGACAACGCTTACTTTCTGGATTCAGACTACGCCGAGGAATTCGTCGTGCGCCCCTATCGGGAAGGCTTGGGCGACAAGGCGGGCGTGCTTCTCTTTCAGTTCAGTCCCATGGACGTGGGCCGGCTCGGGGGACGCCGCGTCTTCTGCCGGCGGCTGCTGCGCTTTTTGACCTCGCTTCCTCCGGGCCTCCACTACGCCGTGGAACTGCGCAACAGCGAACTCTTTCAGGACGACTACCTGAAGGTGCTTGAAGAAAGCGGCGTCGTGCATTGCCTCAACATCCATCCCACCATGCCGCCCATCAACCGCCAGGCCGAGAGGATCCGCCATCTCCCCGGCCCCACCGTCATCCGCTGGATGCTGCATACAGGACTCACCTACGAGTCGGCCGGCCAGCGCTATCATCCCTATGATCGCCAGGTCGATCCCGACCGCCCCACCCGTCAGGCGGCGGCCACCATCTGCCGTTCCGCCGCCGCTTCGGGACGGGACGTCTACGTCATCGCCAACAACAAGGCCGAAGGCTGCGCACCGCTCACCCTGTTCAGCCTGGCCGAAGCTATCGTCGCGTCCCATGAGGACTGA
- a CDS encoding electron transfer flavoprotein-ubiquinone oxidoreductase, translated as MEREQLQVDVLFVGAGPASLAGALHLLKLIEKHNASAEPSDKIEDPLILVIEKGREIGSHILSGAVVNPRGFDELLQDFPGKEPPYEAPVGDDALYLMGKNKAWRSPITPPPLKNKGKYVASLSKLVRWMAELCEEAGVEVYPEFPAVELLFEGEAVKGVRIGDKGVDEKGQPKANFEPGIDVLAKVTVLGEGVRGTLSLQAIRKLGLDRDSQPQIYAAGVKEVWQVPREVEAGTVYHTLGQPLGTKEFGGGFIYTMGDNMIDLGFVVGLDYEDPTTDPHGLFQQFKSHPWVREMLKDGKMLSYGAKAIPEGGYYSMPRPWAEGLLLIGDSGGFLDAQKLKGIHLGMKSGMLAAETILDCLKAGDFSAQRLSGFSERFESSWAKKEMWSVRNFRQAFQRGFYSGFFQAGFQFISGGRGLIDPMPTKAGHERMHMLAKHFADGRKPDTARSFDNRLTFDKLESVFNSDTAHEEDQPCHLKIADYDICNNRCTEEYGNPCQHFCPAHVYEMVEESGESGKKLRVNFTNCVHCKTCDIMDPYQIITWTPPEGGGGPDWKIM; from the coding sequence ATGGAACGTGAACAGCTTCAAGTAGATGTGCTCTTCGTCGGGGCGGGGCCGGCTTCCCTCGCCGGAGCCCTGCACCTGTTGAAGCTGATCGAGAAGCACAACGCCTCGGCAGAGCCTTCAGATAAGATCGAAGACCCCCTCATCTTGGTCATCGAGAAAGGCCGCGAAATCGGCTCCCACATCCTCAGCGGAGCCGTGGTCAATCCGCGCGGCTTCGATGAACTGCTTCAGGACTTCCCGGGCAAAGAGCCTCCCTACGAGGCGCCGGTCGGCGATGACGCCCTTTACCTGATGGGCAAGAACAAGGCCTGGCGTTCGCCCATCACTCCGCCTCCGCTCAAGAACAAGGGCAAGTACGTGGCCTCGCTGAGCAAGCTGGTGCGCTGGATGGCGGAGCTGTGCGAAGAGGCGGGAGTGGAAGTCTACCCCGAGTTCCCGGCCGTGGAGCTGCTCTTCGAGGGCGAGGCCGTCAAAGGGGTCCGCATCGGCGACAAGGGAGTGGACGAGAAGGGCCAACCCAAGGCCAACTTCGAGCCGGGAATCGACGTGCTGGCCAAGGTCACCGTCCTGGGGGAGGGGGTGCGCGGGACGCTTTCCCTGCAGGCCATCCGCAAGCTGGGACTGGACCGCGACAGCCAGCCCCAAATCTACGCCGCCGGCGTCAAGGAAGTATGGCAGGTCCCCCGCGAGGTCGAGGCCGGAACCGTCTACCACACCCTGGGCCAACCCCTGGGGACCAAGGAATTCGGAGGCGGCTTCATTTACACCATGGGGGACAACATGATCGACCTGGGCTTCGTGGTGGGGCTCGACTACGAAGATCCCACCACCGATCCTCATGGACTCTTTCAGCAGTTCAAGTCGCACCCCTGGGTGCGCGAAATGCTGAAGGACGGCAAGATGCTCTCCTACGGAGCCAAGGCCATCCCCGAGGGCGGCTATTACTCCATGCCCCGTCCCTGGGCGGAAGGTCTGCTGCTGATCGGCGATTCGGGAGGATTCCTGGACGCCCAGAAGCTGAAGGGCATCCACCTGGGCATGAAGTCGGGCATGCTGGCGGCCGAGACCATCCTGGACTGCCTCAAGGCCGGCGATTTTTCCGCGCAGCGGCTTTCCGGCTTCAGCGAGCGCTTCGAGTCGAGCTGGGCCAAGAAGGAAATGTGGTCGGTGCGCAACTTCCGCCAGGCCTTCCAGCGGGGTTTCTACAGCGGGTTTTTCCAGGCCGGTTTTCAGTTCATCAGCGGCGGACGCGGCTTGATCGATCCCATGCCCACCAAGGCCGGCCATGAGCGCATGCACATGCTGGCCAAGCACTTCGCGGACGGGCGCAAGCCCGACACCGCCCGCTCCTTCGACAACAGGCTGACCTTCGACAAGCTGGAGTCGGTCTTCAACTCCGACACCGCCCACGAGGAAGATCAGCCCTGCCACCTCAAGATCGCCGACTACGACATCTGCAACAACCGCTGCACCGAGGAGTACGGCAATCCCTGCCAGCACTTCTGTCCGGCCCACGTCTACGAGATGGTGGAGGAGAGCGGCGAGAGCGGCAAGAAGCTGCGGGTGAACTTCACCAACTGCGTCCACTGCAAGACCTGCGACATCATGGATCCCTACCAGATCATCACTTGGACGCCTCCGGAAGGCGGCGGCGGTCCGGATTGGAAGATCATGTGA
- a CDS encoding ArsI/CadI family heavy metal resistance metalloenzyme, which yields MKENHVSAVEFPGQTRIHIGLAAGDLDRSRAFYRTLLGVEPSKERPGYVKFEPADPSVNLTLNQSNGSKATSNLPTHYGIQVKSTQAVEEASQRLRQAGIEVKVEEQTACCYAVQDKVWANDPDGNEWEVFVVTQADAPERRQADSDCCSEAETECCSEEDRQRIAAAGAGQARTECCSR from the coding sequence ATGAAGGAAAACCACGTTTCAGCGGTTGAGTTTCCGGGGCAGACCCGCATACATATCGGACTGGCAGCAGGCGATCTCGATCGCTCGCGCGCCTTCTACCGCACCCTGTTGGGCGTCGAACCCTCCAAGGAGAGGCCGGGCTACGTCAAGTTCGAACCCGCAGATCCTTCGGTCAATCTGACCCTCAACCAGAGCAACGGCTCAAAGGCCACGAGCAACCTGCCCACCCACTACGGCATTCAGGTCAAGTCGACCCAGGCCGTGGAGGAGGCCTCGCAGCGACTGCGCCAGGCGGGAATCGAGGTCAAGGTGGAGGAGCAGACCGCCTGCTGCTACGCTGTACAGGACAAGGTCTGGGCCAACGACCCCGACGGCAACGAGTGGGAGGTCTTCGTGGTCACTCAGGCTGACGCGCCTGAGCGGCGGCAGGCCGACAGCGACTGCTGCAGCGAAGCCGAGACCGAGTGCTGCAGCGAAGAGGACCGGCAGAGGATCGCCGCCGCGGGAGCGGGCCAGGCCCGGACGGAGTGTTGCAGCCGATGA
- a CDS encoding TIGR00341 family protein — MSLRLLEITGPKEEIEGVPDLLEEIPLVHLWTSAPENATRQVRILLDAQQVESVSDKLLSHFGSDSGFRLTSLPVEATIPAAEQDEEEKDSEGDKQESKDSGPKRISREELYQDLSQASRLTPVYLAMVGLSTVVAAVGLIRGEVAIIIGAMVIAPLLGPNVALSLACTLGDPKLAKRSMKAIAAGLVTAVALSLLAGALLNADPREPQLALRTGADVGDIILALAAGGAGSLAFTSGVPAVVVGVMVAVALLPPLVTAGLLVGAGYPSQALGALMLTLTNVTCVNLAAVATFLIQKVRPRTWWETKRARKATRIAAATWITMLAVLLGLMLAGYVKGV; from the coding sequence ATGTCCTTACGCCTGCTGGAAATCACGGGACCTAAGGAAGAGATCGAGGGCGTCCCCGATCTGCTGGAGGAGATCCCGCTCGTCCATCTGTGGACGTCGGCTCCCGAGAACGCCACCCGTCAGGTCCGCATTCTGCTCGACGCCCAGCAGGTGGAATCCGTTTCCGACAAGTTGCTCTCGCATTTCGGCTCCGACTCCGGCTTTCGCCTCACTTCCCTTCCCGTGGAGGCCACTATTCCCGCGGCCGAGCAGGACGAGGAGGAAAAGGACTCTGAGGGGGATAAGCAAGAATCGAAAGACTCCGGACCCAAGAGAATCAGCCGCGAGGAGCTTTACCAGGACCTCTCTCAGGCCAGCCGCCTGACGCCCGTCTACCTGGCCATGGTGGGCCTTTCGACGGTGGTGGCGGCGGTAGGCCTGATTCGGGGCGAGGTGGCCATCATCATCGGAGCCATGGTGATCGCGCCGCTGCTGGGACCCAACGTGGCCTTGTCGCTGGCCTGCACGCTGGGCGACCCCAAGCTGGCCAAGCGTTCCATGAAGGCCATCGCCGCCGGATTGGTCACTGCGGTCGCCTTGTCGCTGCTGGCCGGAGCCCTGCTTAACGCCGATCCGCGGGAGCCCCAACTGGCTTTGCGGACAGGGGCCGACGTGGGCGACATCATCCTGGCGCTGGCGGCCGGCGGCGCCGGTTCGCTGGCCTTTACCAGCGGCGTTCCCGCCGTGGTGGTGGGCGTGATGGTGGCGGTGGCCCTGCTGCCTCCGCTGGTGACGGCGGGATTGCTGGTGGGCGCCGGATATCCTTCGCAGGCTTTGGGAGCTCTGATGCTCACCTTGACCAACGTGACCTGCGTCAATCTGGCCGCCGTGGCCACCTTCCTGATCCAGAAAGTGCGTCCGCGCACCTGGTGGGAGACCAAGCGGGCCAGGAAGGCCACCCGTATCGCCGCCGCCACCTGGATCACCATGCTGGCTGTGCTGCTGGGTTTGATGCTGGCGGGGTACGTGAAGGGCGTCTGA
- a CDS encoding cystathionine gamma-synthase family protein, producing MNQEEKKPGLGTQAVWGGEDELGWQGATQVPLVHSVTFGFDDVDTWLEVSLGRAPGHVYSRNTNPTVQVFEEKMRLLEGGEAAISFSSGMAAVCTTFFALLRPGRRVVSIRDTYGGTSLLFLQYLPRYGVEVELCQTDDHEAIEAAVAEGCDLLYLESPTNPTLKVLDLDRLIKAGKRAGAVTVVDNTFATPVNQRPLEMGADLVLHSATKFLGGHSDTLAGVLCGRGDLVKKIFQFREVNGASLAPAVAHQLIRSIKTLEVRVQRHNENALGLARFLRGHSRVEQVYYPGLEDDPGHSIARKQMSGFGGVVSFSLPGGYEEVKRFLERLRYAHRAASLGSVSTLIGPPAATSHVELTPEQRAQLGIPETLIRCSVGIENLKDLQSDFAQALE from the coding sequence ATGAACCAAGAGGAGAAGAAGCCCGGGCTGGGGACGCAGGCCGTCTGGGGCGGCGAGGACGAACTGGGCTGGCAGGGCGCCACCCAGGTTCCACTGGTGCACAGCGTGACCTTCGGCTTCGACGACGTCGACACCTGGTTGGAGGTGAGCCTGGGACGCGCCCCCGGCCATGTCTACAGCCGCAACACCAATCCCACCGTTCAGGTCTTCGAGGAAAAGATGCGGCTGCTGGAAGGCGGCGAGGCGGCCATCAGCTTCTCTTCAGGAATGGCCGCCGTCTGCACCACCTTCTTCGCCCTGCTGCGTCCCGGACGCCGGGTGGTCAGCATCCGCGACACCTACGGAGGCACCAGCCTGCTCTTCCTGCAATACCTGCCGCGCTACGGGGTGGAAGTGGAGCTTTGCCAAACCGACGATCACGAGGCCATCGAGGCCGCCGTCGCGGAAGGCTGCGACCTGCTCTACCTGGAGAGCCCCACCAATCCGACCCTCAAGGTGCTCGACCTGGACCGCCTCATCAAGGCGGGAAAGCGGGCCGGAGCCGTCACCGTGGTCGACAATACCTTCGCCACGCCCGTCAACCAGCGTCCTCTGGAGATGGGCGCCGACTTGGTCCTGCACAGCGCCACTAAGTTCCTGGGAGGCCACTCCGACACTCTTGCCGGGGTCCTCTGCGGACGCGGCGACCTGGTCAAGAAAATCTTCCAGTTCCGCGAGGTCAACGGGGCCAGCCTGGCTCCCGCGGTGGCTCATCAGCTCATCCGCAGCATCAAGACGCTGGAAGTGCGCGTCCAGCGCCACAATGAAAACGCCCTCGGACTGGCGCGCTTTCTCCGAGGTCACTCCAGGGTCGAGCAGGTCTACTACCCCGGACTGGAAGACGACCCCGGCCACTCCATCGCCCGCAAGCAAATGAGCGGTTTCGGAGGCGTGGTCAGTTTCAGCCTTCCCGGCGGATATGAGGAGGTAAAGCGCTTCCTGGAGAGGCTTCGCTACGCTCATCGGGCGGCCAGCCTGGGATCGGTCTCTACCCTGATCGGCCCTCCCGCCGCCACCAGCCACGTCGAGCTGACCCCCGAGCAGCGGGCGCAACTGGGCATCCCCGAAACGCTCATCCGCTGCTCGGTGGGCATCGAGAACCTGAAAGATCTCCAGTCCGACTTCGCCCAGGCTCTGGAGTGA
- a CDS encoding threonine dehydratase: MSFFNIQGVFEARPVVYRHLKPTPLLNHPLLDAYLGTCAMVKHENHNPTGSFKIRGGLNYMARLSPEQREAGVVTATRGNHGQSVALAARINGVKAVIVVPHGNNPEKNAAMRAYGAELIEHGRDYDEARELVEEMQHERGMLYVHSANAPHLVHGVGTYTLEILEDLPNPDYIFVPLGGGSGTASVLTVVRAIAPKTKVIGVQAENAPAIYLSWKKGEMVTTDSADTIADGLATRVPFEMTFEVIRRHVDDIVTVSEEEIREAVRQYFRTTHNLAEGAAAAPLAAAYKLRSQLQHKSVVLIHSGANIDTALLREILSEDA; encoded by the coding sequence GTGAGCTTTTTCAACATCCAGGGCGTATTCGAAGCGCGCCCCGTCGTCTACCGCCATCTCAAGCCCACTCCGCTGCTCAACCATCCATTGCTGGACGCCTATCTGGGCACCTGTGCCATGGTCAAGCACGAGAACCACAATCCCACCGGGTCTTTCAAGATCCGCGGCGGACTCAATTACATGGCCCGCCTCAGTCCCGAGCAGCGCGAGGCGGGAGTGGTGACGGCCACCCGCGGCAACCACGGGCAGTCGGTAGCCCTGGCCGCCCGCATCAACGGCGTCAAGGCCGTGATCGTCGTTCCTCACGGCAACAACCCCGAAAAGAACGCCGCCATGAGGGCCTACGGGGCCGAACTGATCGAGCACGGACGCGACTACGACGAAGCCCGCGAACTGGTGGAAGAGATGCAGCACGAGCGGGGGATGCTTTACGTGCACTCGGCTAATGCGCCCCACTTGGTGCACGGCGTCGGCACCTACACCTTGGAAATCCTTGAGGATCTCCCCAACCCCGACTACATCTTCGTTCCCCTGGGCGGCGGCAGCGGCACCGCCTCTGTGCTCACTGTGGTGCGGGCCATAGCCCCCAAGACCAAGGTCATCGGCGTGCAGGCCGAAAACGCCCCGGCCATTTACCTGTCCTGGAAGAAAGGCGAGATGGTGACCACCGATTCGGCCGACACCATCGCCGACGGGTTGGCCACCCGCGTCCCCTTCGAGATGACTTTCGAGGTCATCCGCCGCCACGTCGACGACATCGTCACGGTCAGCGAGGAGGAGATCCGCGAAGCCGTCCGCCAATACTTCCGCACCACCCACAACCTGGCCGAAGGCGCCGCCGCCGCCCCCCTGGCCGCAGCCTACAAACTCCGCTCCCAGCTCCAGCACAAATCGGTAGTCCTGATCCACTCCGGCGCCAACATCGACACCGCCCTGCTGCGGGAAATCTTGTCTGAGGACGCTTAG
- a CDS encoding PIN domain-containing protein — MSLAKVFLDSGIFIAFLNARDKHHARALALFDGPQVRWHTSSLVRSEAYSWFLHKYGEETARQFRLFIDNLDGLVVFDTDPEHHAEVGRTLDSLRGSKLTYVDASSLALMARHGIGQAWATDRHLGLTGIQILPRI, encoded by the coding sequence ATGAGTCTAGCCAAGGTTTTCCTCGACAGCGGCATCTTCATTGCTTTCCTCAACGCCCGCGATAAGCACCACGCCCGGGCGCTCGCTCTGTTTGACGGTCCTCAGGTCCGCTGGCATACGTCCTCATTGGTGCGGTCCGAAGCCTACTCATGGTTTCTCCACAAGTACGGGGAGGAGACGGCTCGCCAGTTCCGGCTTTTCATCGACAACCTCGACGGTTTGGTCGTCTTCGACACTGATCCTGAACACCATGCGGAAGTCGGCAGGACGCTCGACTCGCTACGCGGCTCCAAGCTGACCTATGTCGACGCATCCAGCCTCGCTCTTATGGCCAGGCACGGCATCGGGCAGGCCTGGGCCACGGACCGCCATCTCGGACTGACGGGAATCCAAATCCTCCCGCGCATCTGA
- a CDS encoding M20/M25/M40 family metallo-hydrolase has translation MLIDRDFTLETLQSLVRIDSRNPGLQEGAPGEAALARFVSRRLEEMGWETESQQLGEERCNVVARRRGTADGPSLMLNVHLDTVGVEGMKDPFSGDLRGGRVWGRGAQDSKGGMAAVLGAAKAVSESGVELKGDLVLAFVADEEHESIGTERLMEEVKTDAAIVLEPTDLDVCIAHRGFALFKVGTRGRTAHGGQSDIGIDANMHMGLLLAELERLKHEWEREHRHPMLGSASLHVPLISGGKQPFIYSGHCAAQVECRTVPGQTVDGVTAELRQTLEALGKRVEGFQGSLELLQWRAPFQTDPERLIVQTVWAEAEAVRGEAPRIIAHPWWEDSGLLAAAGIETVVIGPKGEGLHSESEWVDADSVVDLARILHRSVLSYCGDSLCAPGR, from the coding sequence ATGCTCATTGACCGCGACTTCACGCTTGAAACCCTGCAGAGCCTGGTTCGAATCGACTCCCGCAATCCCGGTCTGCAAGAAGGGGCGCCGGGGGAAGCGGCACTGGCACGGTTTGTCTCTCGAAGGCTCGAGGAAATGGGCTGGGAAACCGAGTCCCAGCAACTGGGAGAGGAGCGATGCAATGTCGTCGCCCGGCGCCGGGGGACCGCCGATGGCCCCTCGCTGATGCTCAACGTTCATCTCGATACGGTGGGCGTGGAGGGAATGAAGGATCCGTTCTCGGGCGACTTGCGCGGGGGACGCGTGTGGGGACGCGGGGCGCAGGACAGCAAGGGCGGGATGGCCGCCGTGTTAGGGGCGGCCAAGGCGGTTTCCGAGAGCGGAGTCGAGTTGAAAGGCGACTTGGTGCTGGCTTTCGTGGCCGACGAAGAGCATGAGAGCATCGGAACGGAGCGCCTCATGGAAGAGGTGAAGACCGACGCCGCCATCGTGCTCGAACCTACCGATCTCGACGTTTGCATCGCCCACCGCGGTTTCGCCCTCTTCAAGGTAGGTACCCGCGGACGCACTGCTCACGGCGGCCAATCCGACATTGGAATCGACGCCAACATGCACATGGGGCTGTTGCTGGCCGAACTTGAGCGGCTCAAGCATGAATGGGAGCGGGAGCACCGCCACCCGATGCTGGGCTCGGCCTCGCTGCACGTCCCACTGATCTCTGGAGGCAAGCAGCCCTTCATCTACTCCGGCCATTGCGCCGCCCAGGTGGAATGCCGTACCGTTCCGGGACAGACGGTGGACGGAGTGACTGCCGAGTTGCGCCAGACCCTCGAAGCGCTGGGCAAGCGGGTGGAAGGCTTTCAAGGCTCGCTGGAGCTCCTGCAATGGCGGGCTCCCTTCCAGACCGATCCAGAGCGGCTGATCGTCCAAACCGTCTGGGCCGAGGCTGAAGCCGTCCGCGGGGAGGCGCCGCGTATCATCGCTCACCCCTGGTGGGAGGATTCGGGCCTGCTGGCGGCAGCCGGGATTGAAACCGTGGTGATCGGACCCAAAGGCGAAGGCCTGCATAGCGAGTCAGAATGGGTGGACGCCGATTCGGTCGTTGACTTGGCCCGCATCCTCCATCGGAGCGTCCTCTCCTATTGCGGCGATTCCCTCTGTGCCCCGGGACGCTAG
- the efp gene encoding elongation factor P, producing MIHATQIRKGNVLLVNGEPHRVMDFHHRTPGKGQAIVRALLRNLKTGASYEQRFNSNETVERVILEQKEMQYLYNDGTHYHFMNTETYEQFPIDVEMLGDAKDYLKEEQTIEVEFFEDSPIGVSLPKVVELQVTETEPELKGATASNSPKPATLETGVVVQVPPFVKVGDVVRVDPSEGRYIERA from the coding sequence ATGATTCACGCCACCCAGATCCGCAAGGGAAACGTTTTGCTGGTCAACGGAGAACCCCACCGGGTGATGGACTTTCATCACCGCACGCCCGGCAAGGGACAGGCCATCGTGCGGGCGCTGCTGCGGAACCTGAAAACGGGAGCCTCCTACGAGCAGCGCTTCAATTCCAATGAGACGGTTGAGCGCGTCATCCTTGAGCAGAAGGAGATGCAGTACCTATATAACGACGGCACCCACTACCATTTCATGAACACCGAAACCTACGAGCAGTTCCCCATCGACGTGGAGATGCTGGGCGACGCCAAGGACTACCTGAAGGAAGAGCAGACCATCGAGGTGGAGTTTTTTGAAGACTCCCCCATCGGCGTCAGCCTGCCCAAGGTGGTGGAGTTGCAGGTGACTGAAACGGAACCCGAGCTGAAAGGGGCTACCGCCAGCAATTCGCCCAAGCCGGCTACTCTGGAGACCGGCGTGGTGGTTCAGGTACCGCCTTTTGTGAAGGTGGGCGACGTCGTCCGCGTCGACCCTTCCGAAGGCCGCTACATCGAACGCGCTTAG
- a CDS encoding VOC family protein, with translation MKDWKITTTIPTFAVPELQAGIDFYTRLGFETDWSWPDDNPTHAGLYRGECSIMLCKSEPCERADVYFIVDDVSACHAQVMKGRCWEMVSEAAALANREDCPPKQALHPPAEPGDTDYGLRDFSVVDPWGHHMTFGEVMR, from the coding sequence ATGAAAGACTGGAAAATCACAACCACCATCCCCACCTTCGCGGTTCCCGAGCTGCAAGCCGGCATCGACTTCTACACCCGCCTGGGATTTGAGACCGACTGGAGCTGGCCCGACGACAATCCCACCCATGCGGGCCTCTATCGGGGCGAGTGTTCCATCATGCTCTGCAAATCCGAACCCTGCGAACGGGCTGACGTGTACTTCATTGTCGACGACGTATCTGCCTGCCATGCCCAGGTCATGAAGGGAAGGTGCTGGGAAATGGTCTCTGAGGCGGCCGCCCTCGCCAATCGCGAAGATTGCCCGCCCAAGCAGGCCCTGCACCCGCCCGCGGAGCCGGGCGATACCGACTATGGACTGCGGGACTTCTCCGTCGTCGATCCCTGGGGACATCACATGACCTTCGGAGAGGTGATGCGATGA
- a CDS encoding YHS domain-containing (seleno)protein, translated as MKRIIATIATLSLLLAGSSLLLAGSPHSTSTVALAGYDAVAYHSQAKAVRGSGDHIAEYQGETYLFASEDNKKAFERNPSKYAPAFGGFCAYGVSVGKKFVGDPEVWRIVNGTLYLNLNRQIQSTWKQDIPGNISKAEKNWTEIKDKAPSDL; from the coding sequence ATGAAACGCATCATCGCAACTATAGCCACCCTATCCCTGCTGCTGGCCGGCAGCTCTTTGCTGCTGGCTGGCAGCCCCCACAGCACCAGCACCGTCGCCCTCGCCGGCTATGACGCCGTGGCTTATCACAGCCAGGCCAAGGCCGTCCGCGGCAGCGGAGACCACATCGCCGAGTACCAGGGCGAGACCTATCTCTTCGCCAGCGAGGACAACAAGAAGGCCTTTGAGCGCAACCCTTCCAAGTACGCTCCGGCTTTCGGCGGTTTCTGCGCCTACGGCGTGTCGGTTGGCAAGAAGTTCGTAGGCGATCCCGAGGTCTGGAGGATCGTCAACGGCACCCTCTACCTCAACCTCAACCGCCAAATCCAGTCCACTTGGAAGCAAGACATTCCCGGCAACATCTCAAAAGCCGAGAAGAACTGGACCGAGATCAAGGATAAAGCTCCCTCTGATCTCTAA
- a CDS encoding DUF4383 domain-containing protein, protein MKNIATTLAWVFAAAFAAAALIGFIPNPLVGKNGFFVTNTAHNLVHLFTAVGFVAVALAGSRASTAFMLSFGVVYTLVGLYGFIALGGASEGHLLGVVHINFVDNFLHLGLGAAIAAGGYVSHKSTQTAALAHQA, encoded by the coding sequence ATGAAAAACATAGCCACAACCCTTGCCTGGGTCTTCGCGGCGGCTTTCGCGGCGGCGGCCCTGATCGGATTCATCCCCAACCCGTTGGTTGGCAAAAATGGATTCTTCGTCACCAACACTGCTCACAACCTGGTCCACCTCTTCACGGCCGTCGGATTCGTGGCCGTGGCGCTGGCGGGAAGCCGGGCTTCCACCGCCTTCATGCTGTCCTTCGGCGTTGTCTACACCCTGGTGGGACTCTACGGATTCATCGCCCTGGGCGGCGCTTCCGAGGGGCACCTGCTGGGAGTGGTCCACATCAACTTCGTGGACAACTTCCTCCACCTTGGCCTGGGCGCGGCCATCGCCGCCGGAGGCTACGTGTCGCATAAGTCGACGCAAACCGCCGCCCTGGCCCATCAGGCCTGA